From the genome of Variovorax sp. RA8, one region includes:
- a CDS encoding SDR family oxidoreductase yields the protein MTILDSLRPEPGLRVLVTAGASGIGAVVARAFSEAGAHVHVCDIDRAALDRLSGEIPGITSSMADAAVESEVDLVFDDVRGTLGGLDVLVNNAGIAGPTAAIEGIDAVMWDRTVAVNLNSQFLFARRAIPLLKASKANPCVIAMSSVAGRLGYAYRTPYASTKWAVIGLMKSLAIELGPHGVRVNAILPGTVEGDRMNAVIAARAAASGLSAHAVREQYIQKMSLRRMVTAEDVAAMALFLCAPAARNVTGQAVSVDANVEYL from the coding sequence ATGACCATTCTTGATTCGCTCAGGCCCGAACCCGGCCTGAGAGTGCTCGTGACGGCCGGCGCCAGCGGCATCGGCGCGGTGGTGGCCCGCGCCTTCAGCGAAGCCGGCGCGCACGTGCATGTGTGCGACATCGACCGCGCGGCCCTGGACCGCCTGTCCGGCGAGATCCCCGGCATCACCAGCAGCATGGCCGACGCCGCCGTCGAGAGCGAAGTCGACCTCGTCTTCGACGACGTTCGCGGCACGCTCGGCGGCCTGGACGTGCTCGTCAACAACGCCGGCATCGCCGGGCCCACTGCCGCCATCGAAGGCATCGATGCCGTGATGTGGGACCGGACGGTGGCCGTCAACCTGAACAGCCAGTTTCTCTTTGCGCGGCGGGCGATCCCGCTGCTGAAGGCATCGAAGGCCAACCCCTGCGTCATCGCGATGAGCTCGGTGGCGGGCCGGCTGGGCTATGCCTATCGCACGCCTTACGCGTCCACCAAGTGGGCGGTGATCGGCCTCATGAAGTCGCTGGCGATCGAGCTCGGACCGCACGGCGTGCGCGTCAACGCCATCCTGCCCGGGACGGTGGAGGGCGATCGCATGAACGCCGTCATCGCGGCGCGCGCGGCCGCTTCCGGCCTCAGCGCGCACGCCGTGCGCGAGCAGTACATCCAGAAGATGTCGCTGCGCCGCATGGTGACTGCCGAGGACGTGGCCGCGATGGCGCTGTTCCTCTGCGCCCCCGCCGCGCGCAACGTCACCGGCCAGGCGGTGAGCGTCGACGCCAACGTCGAGTACCTGTGA
- a CDS encoding helix-turn-helix domain-containing protein yields the protein MASEVGSEGIEEIGCDLIRMLHQGASADEFAARLAQVEALAANGPGRSGWGELVRMAMGVRNRLDLWQQRESGMLTVIESARELSSRLDLKELLRAIVSRARNLLGSQVAWLSTYDPELAAFHVLATDGALAQSTGDMVAGRGLGIVSVVLATRLPFTTPDYLHDTRFPHDQQLDATFRDEGIAAVVGVPMLWEDEVIGLLFVADRYHRTHTAQSISILSTLATHAAVAIKNARAFEQASAAVKSAEAARAELERHARKVQAAAEAHEQMTTLLAKGASLATLCESVAGLMEGSVLVLDEAAQVIGRGTAPGYAGSGAEHYAPHGDNSSALASALRHSRQLGRSVVAYEADGESCRVNAVIGGDDVLGSVLLFRRGELDEMSVRTFERSTSIVGIVLLSRDRMEATKTRDLSTLLRSLISPRQDDLAILCERAARFGVDLSQPSSLMLVDVGEPHAGHAARRLRAANLLPHAVFDDIEGVLTVLCATTRAEDVRRIVTEHARSEFPADHRGILSRPLSGPAEIPAVYVTLRRALPVLRRIGVQGHVVAQNEMALYSTLFETHDQVSLAAFLEATIGALTAHDRKRGSELTATLLNYFDSNQSAKLAAQRLGIHVNTVRQRLATIEDLIGHWGNATRALEIHMALRLWSLSA from the coding sequence ATGGCAAGCGAGGTGGGTTCGGAGGGCATCGAAGAGATCGGCTGCGACCTCATCAGGATGCTGCACCAGGGCGCGTCGGCCGACGAGTTCGCGGCGCGCCTCGCGCAGGTCGAGGCGCTGGCGGCCAACGGCCCGGGCCGCTCGGGCTGGGGCGAGCTGGTGCGCATGGCCATGGGCGTGCGCAACCGGCTGGACCTGTGGCAGCAACGCGAGAGCGGCATGCTGACCGTGATCGAATCGGCGCGCGAACTCTCCAGCCGGCTCGACCTGAAGGAGCTGCTGCGCGCCATCGTCTCGCGCGCGCGCAACCTGCTGGGCTCGCAGGTGGCGTGGCTGTCGACGTACGACCCCGAACTCGCCGCCTTCCACGTACTGGCCACCGACGGCGCGCTGGCGCAGAGCACCGGCGACATGGTGGCCGGCCGCGGCCTCGGCATCGTCAGCGTGGTCCTGGCCACGCGGCTGCCTTTCACGACGCCGGACTACCTCCACGACACGCGCTTCCCGCACGACCAGCAGCTGGACGCAACCTTCCGCGACGAGGGCATCGCCGCCGTGGTCGGGGTGCCGATGCTGTGGGAGGACGAGGTCATCGGCCTGCTCTTCGTCGCGGACCGCTACCACCGCACACACACGGCGCAGAGCATCTCGATCCTGTCCACCCTGGCGACGCACGCGGCGGTGGCCATCAAGAATGCCAGGGCGTTCGAGCAGGCCAGCGCAGCCGTGAAGAGCGCCGAGGCCGCGCGCGCGGAACTGGAGCGCCACGCCCGCAAGGTGCAGGCTGCCGCCGAGGCGCACGAGCAGATGACGACGCTGCTCGCCAAGGGAGCGTCGCTCGCGACGCTGTGCGAGTCGGTTGCGGGCCTGATGGAAGGCAGCGTGCTGGTGCTGGACGAAGCGGCGCAGGTCATCGGCCGCGGCACCGCCCCTGGCTATGCGGGATCGGGTGCGGAGCACTACGCGCCGCACGGCGACAACAGCAGCGCACTCGCGAGCGCGCTGCGGCACAGCCGCCAGCTGGGCCGCTCCGTGGTGGCCTACGAGGCGGACGGCGAGTCCTGCAGGGTCAACGCGGTGATCGGCGGCGATGACGTGCTCGGCTCCGTCCTGCTCTTTCGTCGAGGCGAGCTCGACGAGATGTCGGTCCGCACCTTCGAGCGCAGCACCAGCATCGTGGGCATCGTCCTGCTCTCCAGGGATCGGATGGAGGCGACCAAGACGCGCGATCTTTCGACGCTGCTGCGCTCGCTGATCTCGCCGCGGCAGGACGACCTGGCGATCCTCTGCGAACGCGCGGCGCGGTTCGGCGTCGACCTCTCGCAGCCCAGCTCGCTGATGCTGGTGGATGTCGGCGAGCCCCACGCGGGCCATGCCGCACGCCGCCTGCGTGCCGCGAACCTCCTGCCCCATGCCGTGTTCGACGACATCGAGGGCGTGCTCACGGTTCTTTGCGCGACGACGAGGGCCGAGGACGTGCGCCGCATCGTGACGGAGCATGCGAGGAGCGAGTTTCCGGCCGACCACCGCGGCATCCTCTCCAGGCCGCTCTCCGGGCCTGCGGAGATCCCGGCTGTGTACGTGACGCTGCGGCGCGCACTCCCCGTGCTGCGCCGCATCGGCGTTCAGGGCCACGTGGTAGCCCAGAACGAGATGGCGCTGTACTCCACGCTGTTCGAGACGCACGACCAGGTGAGCCTGGCGGCATTCCTGGAGGCGACCATCGGCGCGCTGACGGCCCACGACCGGAAGCGCGGCTCGGAGCTGACCGCGACCTTGCTCAACTACTTCGACAGCAACCAGAGCGCGAAGCTGGCGGCCCAGCGCCTGGGCATCCACGTCAACACGGTGCGGCAACGGCTGGCCACCATCGAGGACCTGATCGGCCACTGGGGCAACGCCACCCGCGCGCTGGAAATCCACATGGCGCTGCGGCTGTGGAGCCTGAGCGCCTAG
- a CDS encoding carboxylesterase family protein, with translation MSATQRGTAFGPVSGTDDRAATGTYSWKGVPFAKAPVGPLRWRAPVDPESWTTARRATHFGPACVQTGRLYGPGLNNRYDATIGATLGQTLGSEDCLTLNIWEPAARSAGPRPVIVWVYGGSNITGYTADPVYDGANLARTADAVVVSVNYRLGIFGFLNLAQLKPGVPADDSGNFALLDLVKALEFVQKNIASFGGDPARVTLMGESAGAVNVYALMTSPMVSDQSPQLFHRVVALSGGLSTAATLAPGSIPGVLPASVWATRGQALLAHSLIADGTVPDEAAAKAYLAARTPQQIAQYLRGKSPDALLTTVRTRLAPLGMAASNPIPDGTVVATDPIAGVRAGRYVKVPVLAGSTRDETKLFPGLFALRPSLGGASGRLIDDARVFSIAYKHDPEGPPATRVEDWIPAQYLPVNAPVTGFNARAQELNRIWFMAIRDDMLNALQTRQSSIWLYQFDWDELPRPFDDIFGAAHAFDLPFVFGNFGPSLFANISFTKANRPGRLALSEAMMKSLGAFAHSGDPNHPALGTAWRPWPSRIVFDATPEAARISAR, from the coding sequence ATGTCCGCGACCCAGCGCGGCACGGCCTTCGGCCCGGTGAGCGGCACCGACGATCGCGCGGCCACGGGCACCTACAGCTGGAAGGGCGTGCCCTTCGCCAAGGCGCCCGTGGGGCCGCTGCGGTGGAGGGCGCCCGTCGATCCCGAGTCCTGGACCACGGCGCGGCGCGCGACGCACTTCGGTCCCGCCTGCGTGCAGACCGGGCGCCTCTACGGCCCCGGCCTGAACAACCGGTACGACGCCACGATCGGCGCGACGCTCGGGCAGACGCTGGGCTCCGAAGACTGCCTGACACTCAACATCTGGGAACCGGCCGCACGCTCGGCCGGCCCGCGCCCCGTCATCGTGTGGGTCTACGGCGGCAGCAACATCACCGGGTACACCGCCGACCCGGTGTACGACGGAGCCAATCTCGCGCGCACGGCCGACGCGGTGGTGGTGTCGGTCAACTACCGCCTCGGGATCTTCGGCTTCCTCAACCTCGCCCAGCTCAAGCCCGGCGTCCCGGCGGACGACTCCGGCAACTTCGCACTGCTGGACCTGGTGAAGGCGCTGGAGTTCGTGCAGAAGAACATCGCGAGCTTCGGTGGCGACCCGGCCCGCGTCACCTTGATGGGCGAATCGGCAGGTGCGGTCAACGTGTACGCGTTGATGACCTCGCCGATGGTGAGCGACCAATCGCCCCAGCTGTTCCATCGCGTGGTGGCGCTCAGCGGCGGCCTCTCCACGGCCGCCACGCTTGCGCCTGGTTCGATCCCGGGCGTGCTTCCGGCATCCGTCTGGGCCACGCGCGGCCAGGCCCTGCTCGCGCATTCGCTGATCGCCGACGGCACGGTGCCGGACGAAGCTGCGGCCAAGGCCTACCTGGCCGCCCGCACCCCGCAGCAGATCGCCCAATACCTCCGCGGCAAGTCGCCCGATGCGTTGCTGACCACCGTTCGTACCCGCCTGGCACCACTGGGCATGGCCGCGTCCAATCCGATCCCGGATGGAACGGTGGTGGCGACCGACCCGATCGCAGGCGTACGCGCCGGCCGCTATGTGAAGGTGCCGGTCCTTGCCGGCAGTACGCGCGACGAGACGAAGCTGTTCCCCGGCCTGTTCGCACTGCGGCCCAGCCTCGGCGGCGCGAGCGGGCGGCTCATCGACGATGCCCGCGTCTTCTCCATCGCCTACAAGCACGATCCGGAAGGGCCGCCCGCGACGCGCGTCGAAGACTGGATTCCGGCGCAGTACCTGCCGGTGAACGCGCCGGTGACTGGCTTCAACGCACGCGCGCAGGAGCTCAACCGCATCTGGTTCATGGCGATCCGCGACGACATGCTGAATGCGCTTCAGACCCGGCAATCATCGATCTGGCTCTACCAGTTCGACTGGGACGAGCTGCCCAGGCCCTTCGACGACATCTTCGGCGCCGCGCATGCGTTCGATCTGCCCTTCGTCTTCGGCAACTTCGGCCCCTCGCTGTTCGCCAACATCTCGTTCACCAAGGCCAACCGGCCGGGCCGCCTGGCCCTGTCGGAGGCCATGATGAAGAGCCTGGGTGCGTTCGCGCACAGCGGCGACCCGAACCACCCCGCGCTCGGGACGGCATGGCGCCCCTGGCCCTCGCGCATCGTGTTCGACGCGACGCCGGAGGCGGCGCGCATCTCCGCCCGGTGA